The DNA segment CATAGAGGCAAATATAATTGAGCTAGGTGGAAATGTGGATTATATAAAGGAAAAGAGAAGAGTTCTTATGAAAGAATTAGAAGAAAAGAAAAAGAAGGATATAGAAGATTTAATAAAAAAGGTTCAAAATGAATTTGGAGTAGATATATTTGATTTCTCTAGATATGTGAAGGCTCAACAACCTGAATTATGGAATAAAGTTAAAGGGGATTGGGATAAAGTGTTTGATGAAGTAAAATTTAACATAAATGTGGATGTTTTAATAAAGGGGAGTGAAAAGAAAGATAGTCCTATTATGGTTAATAATTAGAGCGGAGTGCTGTTTTTATGAGTAATGACAAAATAAATGAAGTACAGGGTAGTTGTATAGTAATATTGTTCATATTGTCATCAGGGTTTATACTTCCCTTGGGGGCTCAAGCCAAGGAAGATATATGGATAGCCATATTTATGGGAATGGTACTATGTGTAGGAATAGTAAAAGTATATTCTCATATAATAGGTAAATATAATAATAAAAGTTTTTTTAAAATAATAGAAACAGTTTTTGGTAAATTTATTGGAAGTATAATAAATATATTATATATATGGTACAGCATACATTTATGTGGATTAACTGTGAGAGATTTTGGAGAATTTCCCACATCAACCACATTAAATAATACACCATTATTTATTTTTATGATAGGAATAATACTCCTTGCTATAGTAGCAGTAAAAGAAGGTCCTGGTGCAATAGGTAAATCTGCAGTAATAGTAGTATTTTTCACATCACCTATACCCATATTTACCATATTAATATTAATACCTAGGATGGATTATTTAAATATAATGCCCATATTACATTGTGGCATTTCAAATCTTATGAAGGCAACATTAAGTACCTTTACTTTTCCCTTTGCAGAAACCTTGTTGTGTATAGTTTTAATAGAAGAAATTAAAGATAAGAAAAATGCGTATAAAAGTTATGCTAAAGGTATATTGATAGGTGGAATGACTTTAGTTGGAGTTACAGTTGCTGAACTATTAGTAATTGGTCATAACATATATGCAAATACATATTTTCCCGTATACGTGGTGGCTAGCCAAGCTAACTTAGGAGAGTTTTTAGAAAGGATGGAAATTGTCACCATCTTAGCAACGAGTCTAGCCACATTTGTGAAAGTGGCTACTTGCATATATTTTGCAGCTAAGGGAATAAGTACTGTGTTAAATATGAAAAGATATAATCATATAGTGACACCCATAGGCCTATTAATATTGGGTGTTTCCTATATTGTTTATCCTTCAGTTATGGCCATTATAGGTTGGAGTACTAAAATATATCCCTATTATGGTTTAGTATTTGAAGTATTTTTACCCTTAATAATACTTGTAGGAATATATATTAATAAAAATAAAAAGACAAACGTAAGAAATTGAATTATATAGCAGTTATAATAGGTACTTATTTTACTTGTAATCTATAGTAAAGAAAAAAGTTAAGGCATTATGTACTACCCCTATTCATATAATGTATAAATTATGTGAGTGGGGGTTTTTTATGAATACAGAGTTTCATTATTATATGACCTATCTAATAGCTACCCGAGCGGGATTTAGACCAGAATCAGCTAAAATAATAAGTATAGCTTCTCAATATGTGGATAATAATAATATGATTTTTACCATAAATAAAGGAACTGTAGAAGAATATACAAATCATATTAGTCAGACTATGAATATAATCAAACCTAAGAAGAAATTATTTAGAATATACCCATTATTTCATTTTATCCCTGGAGATCCCCTGGCTGTATCTGCAAGAAGGAAAGATGGGAAATTACATATGTTAAATACTACACCAAATAGTACGAATGCTAATAACATATTTGATGCGGCAATTTATAGCAAAAATCTATATAGGATTGGAATAGCTACCCATTCCTTTGCAGATACTTGGGCACATCAAAACTTTATTGGACTTTATGATACATTTAATTCTGTGGATGGAGGAGTAGAAAAGGTTATACCATTTATAGGTCATGCTTCTGCCTATTTTTATCCTGATTGGCCAGCCCTGATTTGGAAAGACAGTAGATTAGTGGGAAAATATATTAAAGTAAATAATAAGGAACGATCTTTGCAAGCAGCAAGGGAAATATTTAGGAAACTTTATTTGTTCTTAAATCCAAATGGAACTGCAGAACATGTACATTGGGAATCTAAAAAATTATTAGAGGATTTAAGTAATGCCATAGGGAAAATGGACCAAGGAAATGACGAAAAAGAAAATCGCATAAAAAGATATAAAGAATTGGCTATGAAAAAAGAGTATGGAGGAGTGGCATTAGAGGATTATAAAAAGGACACATGGTTTGATGAGGTAGTAAATGAAGAAATTTTAGGAATAAGGGATAGGAGTGTAATATCTGTAAATGGAGTTAGTGTAGGGTTAAATAGATATGATCCCCTAACAGATATATATACCTGGAAAAATCCTAAGACTTATAAAAAAAGTCATTGGTATAAATTTCAAGAAGCAGTCAAGTCACACCAAAAGGTGGCCTTTAATATATTAAGCAAGAAGAACTTTTCTTATTTAGATCTAAAAGACTGGTAAAAGAATATTGGCATATGAGACAATGGGGTCTATATAAAAAGTTAAATAATTTTATAATCTATAGACCTTTACAAGGTAAGATAAAAAAAGTATACTTAAATTGTAAAAAATAATATTAAGACAAGGGGAGGCTATAAGGATAGCCTGAGAGAGAAATGTTATTTCTGACCCTCATAACCTGATTTTGGATAATGCCAACGTAGGGATGTTTATATTTAGTATGGGATAATTGTGTACCATTCATATAAAATAGACTCGTTACGAGTCTATTTTTTTATATAAAAATACAGTTTAACCTACTAATTTTATAAATAAATATGTCTATATTTAGTTCTATGTGTATAGTTATTCCATAATTTTAAAATCAGATAGCTTTATGAGAGTCAGCCATAACCCTACCCTTTAAAACTTTAATTATTTAATAAATCATAAGGGGGAGAATTATGAAATATAATACTCAAATGGAAGCGGCTAAAGCTGGTGTAATAACAAAGGAAATGGAAATAGTATCGGAAAAGGAAAATATGGATATACACAAATTAAGAGACTTAGTGGCAAAAGGATTAGTAGTAATACCAGCTAATAAGAATCATGAAAGTATTAGTCCAGAAGGAATTGGTAGTGGACTTAGAACTAAAATAAATGTAAATTTAGGAATATCGAAGGATTGTCCTAGCATAGAAAAAGAAATTGAAAAGGTAAAAATGGCCATAGATATGAAAGCAGAAGCCATAATGGATTTAAGTTCATTTGGAAAAACAGAGGAATTTAGAAAAAAAATAGTAGAAATTTCTCCAGCTATGATAGGAACTGTACCAATTTATGATGCAGTTGGTTTTTATGATAAGGAACTGAAGGATATAAAGGCAGAAGAGTTTTTAGATGTGGTAAGAAAGCATGCAAAGGATGGTGTGGACTTTGTTACTATCCATGCTGGGTTAAATAAAGAAACTGTAAATACATTCAAAAGAAATAAAAGATTAAATCATATAGTATCTAGGGGTGGATCATTAACATATGCATGGATGGAATTAAATAACATGGAAAATCCTTTTTATGAATACTATGACGAACTTTTAGATATATGTAGAGAATACGATGTTACCTTAAGTTTAGGTGATGCATTAAGACCAGGAAGTATAAATGACTCTACTGATGCAAGCCAAATTAAAGAATTAATAACATTAGGAGAACTTACTAAGAGGGCTTGGGAGAAGGATGTACAAGTTATGATAGAGGGTCCAGGTCATATGGCAATAAATGAAATAGAGGCAAATATGCTACTTGAGAAAAGATTATGTCATGGAGCTCCATTTTATGTATTAGGTCCTATAGTTACAGATGTGGCACCAGGATATGACCACATAACAAGTGCCATAGGAGGTGCTATTGCAGCTAGCTCAGGAGCAGACTTCTTATGCTATGTAACTCCTGCAGAACATCTTAGATTACCAAACTTAGAGGATATGAAGGAAGGAATTATAGCATCTAAAATAGCAGCCCATGCAGGAGATATTGCTAAAAATATACCGGGAGCAAGGAATTGGGATTTTGCAATGAGTGAAGCTAGACAAAATTTAGACTGGGAAAAAATGTTTAAATTGAGTATGGATCCAGAAAAAGCAAGAAGATATAGGGAAGAATCTATGCCACATGATGAAGATAGCTGTACCATGTGTGGAAAAATGTGTTCAATGAGAAACATGAACAAAGTAATGGCTGGGAAAGATATAAACATATTAAGAGATGATGATTAATCATGAAAATAGATGAGTTTAATGATAAATTCAAAGAAGAATGTGGAATATTGGGAGTATTTTTTAATAAAAAAGAAAATATGGAAACAAAAGTATACTCAGGCCTATTGGCCCTACAACATAGGGGTCAAGAAAGTTGTGGTATATCCTATAGAAATGATAATGAAATTGAAAATATTAGGAAGATGGGATTAGTAGATAACTTATTTGAAGGACTTCAGATTGATACTAATCTATTGATAGGCCATGTAAGATATTCCACATGGGGGGAGAGTACTATTAAAAATAGTCAACCCCTCCTTAGTAATAATATTAGTTTAGCTCATAATGGAACCCTAACAAATGGAGAGGATATTAAAAAAATTCTTGAAAAAAAGGGAAGAAAATTTAGTACGGATACGGATTCAGAAGTAATATTAAAAGTATTTGAAAAAGATGGTATAAGGGGGATTTACAATAATATAAAGGGTGCATATGCAGTAGTTATTATAAAAGATAATGAATTAATAGCCATGAGGGACCCTTTAGGAATTCGCCCCATATGTATAGGAAAGATCCAGAACGGGTACATAGTAGCATCAGAAAGTTGCGCCATAGAGGCTATGGGAGGCTCATTTATAAGAGACTTAATGGCAGGAGAAGCAATAAAAATAGATAAAAATGGAGTTTCCGTAATAAGAAAAGGAAATGAAGTATGCAATACATGTGCCTTTGAATATATATACTTTGCTAGGGAAGACTCTAAGATAGACGGAATTTGTGTAGGGCAAATAAGAAGTAAATTAGGAAAAATTTTAGGAAAAGAAGACTTTAGTAAGGCTCATATGGTCATGGGAGTGCCAGACACAGGAACTTTACCATCCATAGGTTATGCTGACCAATCTAATATTAAATATGAACCAGGAATCCTCAGAAATAAATATGTAGGAAGAACCTTTATAGCTCCAAAGAATAGGAAAAACAAAGTAAATGATAAGTTTTTTATATTAAAGGATAAAGTAAGAGGAAAAGATATAGTTGTAATAGATGATTCCTTAGTAAGTGGAACTACAAGTAAGGAATTAATAGGTAAGTTAAAAAAAGTAGGTGCTAATAGGATACATTATAGGATAGCTTCTCCTATTATAAGGGGGAAATGTGACCTGGGAATAAATATGAAGAATGAAAATATAATAGGTCACTTTAAAAATCTAGAAGAAATAAGAGATGAAATAGGTGCGGATACATTAAAATATATAAGTATAGATAATTTAATAAGGGTATTAGGGAAAAATATTTGTACGCTATGTTTTACTAATAAAGTATAAAGGGAGATGGTAATTATATCATCTCTTTTTATTTTATGGATCAAAATATTCCACATAAATTAAATTTAAAAGTGGAAAAAAGTAGTTGAAAGTTTATTATAAAGATGATATAACTATATTAGAATATTCTAATATAGTTAAAAGGAGGATATGAATGAATAATTTATATTATGATTTATCTGCTTCCTTTATGAAGGCATTAGCTCATCCCACTAGGGTTAAGATAATAGAGAGATTAAAGGGAGAAGATGAACTTTGTGTGTGCCACATATATGAGGATCTAGAATTAGAGCAATCTAATGTATCACAACATTTGAAAATACTAAAGGATAAGGGGATTTTAGAGAGTAGAAAAGACGGATTAAAAGTTATGTACAAAGTTAAATATAAGGAAACAATAGAAATATTAAATCTAGTAAAGAATATATTGGCAACGGAACTAAAAGAAGCGCAAGAAAACTTAAGGGGGGATTAGGGTGTTAAAACAATTTGCTGACTTCATGGTTAGGGATTTATTTAAATTAAATTTAGAATCCCATTTAGGTTCAAGTGCACAGTTTTTCATATACGATACATTAAAGATTATAATACTTTTAAGTTTTATGATCTTTACCATATCCTATGTGAGAAGTTATTTTCCACCAGACAAGGTTAAGAATCTTTTAGGTAAAATTGGTGGAGTAGGAGCTCATGTTCTAGCTTCTATTTTAGGTGTATTATCACCATTCTGATCTTGCTCTACTGTGCCTATATTTATAGGTTTTGTGGAATCGGGTATTCCACTGGGAGTTACTTTTACATTTTTAATAACGTCACCTATAGTAAATGAAATAGCAATAGGTTTTTTATTTATAACCTTTGGTGCTAAAATAGCAATAATATATACATTGGCAGGGATGATTATAGGTGTTGTGGCAGGAATAGTAATAGAGAAGATGAACTTAACCCATTTGGTAGAAAGTTATGTATATGAAATGCATATGGGAGAAGCAGAAAGTGAGAGATTAGATTTTAATGGAAGAATAAAATTTTCACTTATAGCAGTAAGGGATATTGTAAAGAGAGTATGGTTATATATTATAATAGGAATAGGAATTGGAGCTGCTATCCACGGATATGCACCAGAAGGTTTTATGGTTAAATATGCGGGGCCTAATAATCCTATAGCCGTATTTGTGGCAGTTGTTTTAGGAATTCCCCTTTACTCTAATGCAGTAGGGACTATTCCTATAGTAGAAGCACTAATTAATAAAGGGGTAGGTGTTGGAACAGCTTTAGCCTTTATGATGTCTGTAGTAGCCCTATCTTTACCAGAGATGATTTTGTTAAAGCAAGTAATAAAACCTAAATTAATTGCCATATTTGTGGCAATAACAGGTACTAGTATAATATTAGTAGGATACTTGTTTAACATTATTTTATAGTAAAGGAGGAGAATTTATGAAAATAAAAATATTGGGAACTGGCTGTAAAAATTGTAATACTTTATATGATTATACTTGTGAAGTAGTGGAAAAACTAAATCTAGATGCACAGGTAGAAAAAGTAACGAATTTAAAGGATATATTATCTTATGGTGTGATGAAACCACCTGCATTAGTGGTAGATGAAAAGGTAGTAGTATCTGGAAGAGTTCCTAGCAAAAACGAAATAGAAAAAATATTAAAGTAAGGGGATTGTTATTTATGGAAATTAGATTATATGAGCAAGTGTGTTGAGGACCATCAAAACTTGCTATCATCGTGGATGAGGCTTTAACAAAGCTAAACTTAAATGAAGAATTTGAAATGGTTGGAGATTTAGCTCAAATGGTTGAAGAAGGTGTAACAGAAGTACCTGCCTTAAAGGTAAATGGTAAAGTAATGGTGGAAGGCAGACTACCAGAAGTAGATGAGGTTATGAACATATTAAAAGAAGAGCTAGCGTAAAGTAAAAGGGCCCCTTAAAGGGCCTTTTATTTTGGATAATTATATGAACCTGGTGTTACATTAAAAGTAATCTCATTACCATTAGATGTACTAATTATTGTACCAGATTCGTCTGTTCTATATACAGGTATTCCCCTTAGTCTAAGCCTTTCTATAGTTTCCTTATGGGGATGCTTGTAATCATTTTTCCTTCCACAGGATATGACAGCATATTTAGGAGATACCTCACCTAAGAAGGCCTCACTAGTGGAAGATCTACTTCCATGATGACCTACCTTTAATACATTAGATTTCAAACTAATTCTACTTCTTACCAAATCTTCCTCAGAGTCCTTTTCAGAATCTCCCGTAAATAGATAGGAAGTGTTTCCAAATAGGACTTTAATTACTATGGAATAATCATTGAGATTATCATATTTTTTATCCTTTGGAGCCAGTACAACACAAGTGGCATCACCAATGTTAAAAGTATCTCCAACCTTAGGTTTTGTTGCTTTAATATTTTTTGTTTTTATTGCCGTTATTACGTCCCTATAGGTCTTTGTAGTATGAATTATATCTGGTAACAATACTTTTCCAATTTGAAAGTTATTTATTACCGTATCTAAAGAACCTATATGATCTTCGTGGGGGTGAGTTCCTACTACATAATTTAGTTTTTTAATATTATTTTTTCTAAGATAATCTAATAATAATTTAGAATCAGAATTATTACCAGCATCAATGAGCATAGATTCTCCATTATTTTCAATTAATATGGAATCAGCTTGCCCCACATCTATAAAATGAACTCTTAGTTTTCCACTATAATCTTGAGATACATTAACTTCCTCTGATAGGGCTGGAGTATCTTTTTTTATTTTATCCTTTAAAGATGATAAAAGGGAAGAAACATTAAAATTCTTTACAGGAATCCTTTGAACTTCTTCGCCTAAAGGGAAAAGATATGTGGATGTTAGAAAAAATATTAAAAATAAAGAACCATAATACTTAATAACATTAATGCGTCTTTTGTTTTTAGTCCAAATTACATATTTTGGTTCTACTAAGCCTAGGACAAAGAGCGCTAGAAAGAAAAAAGCTACAAAAGAAAATAAAATATCCATATAATTGCTCCTTTAATATTTATATAAGTCTAAATAAAATTTTATCACATTTTGTCAAATTAGTTTATAGGATTAAGATAGGATTAATAAATTAAATAATAAGATGGTAGGAAAATTTCAATAATTCCACAACGGATAAAGAATAGAAATTATAGGATCATAAAAATAAGGGCATAATTACTAATATAATCACAGGCAGATAGGAGGATTATATGGATAAGAAGGTAGCATTAGTTTTAGAAGGTGGTGGCCTAAGGGGGAATTTTACCTCGGGTGTATTAGACTATTTTTTAGATAATGATATACATATTCCATACGTAATAGGAGTTTCTATGGGAGCTTGTAATGGGTCCACTTATGTATCAAAACAAAGGGGAAGAAATTACAGGGTAAATACGGAGTTTCTAAGGGATAAGAGGTATTTTAGTTATAGAAATTTAATAACTAATGGAGAATTATTTGGAATGGACTTTATATTTGGAGAGCTACCTAAAAATATAGATCCTTTTGATATGGATACATTTATGAATTCAGAGAAAGAGTTCATAGCTGTGGCCACAGATTGTCGTACGGGAGAGGCCACATACTTTAAAAAGAATGATCCAGAGGATATATATGAGGTGTGTAAAGCATCTAGTAGTTTACCTCTCATATCTAATATAGTCGAAATAAATGGGAAAAAATATTTAGATGGAGCTATTGCTGATGCAATTCCAGTTAAAAAGGCCCTAGAAGATGGAAATGATAAAATTGTACTAGTTCTCACAAGGCCCATCTCCTATATTAAAAAACCTTTAAGATTTGGGAAATTAATAGAGTATAAGTATAGGGAATATCCTAATTTGGTAAATTCTTTGCTAACAGGACATATGGCATATAATGAAACTGTGGAGTACATAAGACAATTAGAGGAAGATGGAAAAGCCTTTGTTATTCGACCAAATGAACATCTACAAGTTGGAAGAATAGAGAGAAATAGGACGAAAATAGATGGGATTTACAAAATAGGATATGAAATTGCAAAAGAAAGTAAGGATAAATTAATCGAATTTATAAATGTGTAAAAAATGTTCACATTTCCTGGGAA comes from the Anaeromicrobium sediminis genome and includes:
- a CDS encoding GerAB/ArcD/ProY family transporter — protein: MSNDKINEVQGSCIVILFILSSGFILPLGAQAKEDIWIAIFMGMVLCVGIVKVYSHIIGKYNNKSFFKIIETVFGKFIGSIINILYIWYSIHLCGLTVRDFGEFPTSTTLNNTPLFIFMIGIILLAIVAVKEGPGAIGKSAVIVVFFTSPIPIFTILILIPRMDYLNIMPILHCGISNLMKATLSTFTFPFAETLLCIVLIEEIKDKKNAYKSYAKGILIGGMTLVGVTVAELLVIGHNIYANTYFPVYVVASQANLGEFLERMEIVTILATSLATFVKVATCIYFAAKGISTVLNMKRYNHIVTPIGLLILGVSYIVYPSVMAIIGWSTKIYPYYGLVFEVFLPLIILVGIYINKNKKTNVRN
- a CDS encoding DUF6765 family protein, producing the protein MNTEFHYYMTYLIATRAGFRPESAKIISIASQYVDNNNMIFTINKGTVEEYTNHISQTMNIIKPKKKLFRIYPLFHFIPGDPLAVSARRKDGKLHMLNTTPNSTNANNIFDAAIYSKNLYRIGIATHSFADTWAHQNFIGLYDTFNSVDGGVEKVIPFIGHASAYFYPDWPALIWKDSRLVGKYIKVNNKERSLQAAREIFRKLYLFLNPNGTAEHVHWESKKLLEDLSNAIGKMDQGNDEKENRIKRYKELAMKKEYGGVALEDYKKDTWFDEVVNEEILGIRDRSVISVNGVSVGLNRYDPLTDIYTWKNPKTYKKSHWYKFQEAVKSHQKVAFNILSKKNFSYLDLKDW
- the thiC gene encoding phosphomethylpyrimidine synthase ThiC, whose product is MKYNTQMEAAKAGVITKEMEIVSEKENMDIHKLRDLVAKGLVVIPANKNHESISPEGIGSGLRTKINVNLGISKDCPSIEKEIEKVKMAIDMKAEAIMDLSSFGKTEEFRKKIVEISPAMIGTVPIYDAVGFYDKELKDIKAEEFLDVVRKHAKDGVDFVTIHAGLNKETVNTFKRNKRLNHIVSRGGSLTYAWMELNNMENPFYEYYDELLDICREYDVTLSLGDALRPGSINDSTDASQIKELITLGELTKRAWEKDVQVMIEGPGHMAINEIEANMLLEKRLCHGAPFYVLGPIVTDVAPGYDHITSAIGGAIAASSGADFLCYVTPAEHLRLPNLEDMKEGIIASKIAAHAGDIAKNIPGARNWDFAMSEARQNLDWEKMFKLSMDPEKARRYREESMPHDEDSCTMCGKMCSMRNMNKVMAGKDINILRDDD
- the purF gene encoding amidophosphoribosyltransferase; the encoded protein is MKIDEFNDKFKEECGILGVFFNKKENMETKVYSGLLALQHRGQESCGISYRNDNEIENIRKMGLVDNLFEGLQIDTNLLIGHVRYSTWGESTIKNSQPLLSNNISLAHNGTLTNGEDIKKILEKKGRKFSTDTDSEVILKVFEKDGIRGIYNNIKGAYAVVIIKDNELIAMRDPLGIRPICIGKIQNGYIVASESCAIEAMGGSFIRDLMAGEAIKIDKNGVSVIRKGNEVCNTCAFEYIYFAREDSKIDGICVGQIRSKLGKILGKEDFSKAHMVMGVPDTGTLPSIGYADQSNIKYEPGILRNKYVGRTFIAPKNRKNKVNDKFFILKDKVRGKDIVVIDDSLVSGTTSKELIGKLKKVGANRIHYRIASPIIRGKCDLGINMKNENIIGHFKNLEEIRDEIGADTLKYISIDNLIRVLGKNICTLCFTNKV
- a CDS encoding ArsR/SmtB family transcription factor; the encoded protein is MNNLYYDLSASFMKALAHPTRVKIIERLKGEDELCVCHIYEDLELEQSNVSQHLKILKDKGILESRKDGLKVMYKVKYKETIEILNLVKNILATELKEAQENLRGD
- a CDS encoding permease, which encodes MVRDLFKLNLESHLGSSAQFFIYDTLKIIILLSFMIFTISYVRSYFPPDKVKNLLGKIGGVGAHVLASILGVLSPFUSCSTVPIFIGFVESGIPLGVTFTFLITSPIVNEIAIGFLFITFGAKIAIIYTLAGMIIGVVAGIVIEKMNLTHLVESYVYEMHMGEAESERLDFNGRIKFSLIAVRDIVKRVWLYIIIGIGIGAAIHGYAPEGFMVKYAGPNNPIAVFVAVVLGIPLYSNAVGTIPIVEALINKGVGVGTALAFMMSVVALSLPEMILLKQVIKPKLIAIFVAITGTSIILVGYLFNIIL
- a CDS encoding thioredoxin family protein, translating into MKIKILGTGCKNCNTLYDYTCEVVEKLNLDAQVEKVTNLKDILSYGVMKPPALVVDEKVVVSGRVPSKNEIEKILK
- a CDS encoding thioredoxin family protein — protein: MVDEALTKLNLNEEFEMVGDLAQMVEEGVTEVPALKVNGKVMVEGRLPEVDEVMNILKEELA
- a CDS encoding ComEC/Rec2 family competence protein, with amino-acid sequence MDILFSFVAFFFLALFVLGLVEPKYVIWTKNKRRINVIKYYGSLFLIFFLTSTYLFPLGEEVQRIPVKNFNVSSLLSSLKDKIKKDTPALSEEVNVSQDYSGKLRVHFIDVGQADSILIENNGESMLIDAGNNSDSKLLLDYLRKNNIKKLNYVVGTHPHEDHIGSLDTVINNFQIGKVLLPDIIHTTKTYRDVITAIKTKNIKATKPKVGDTFNIGDATCVVLAPKDKKYDNLNDYSIVIKVLFGNTSYLFTGDSEKDSEEDLVRSRISLKSNVLKVGHHGSRSSTSEAFLGEVSPKYAVISCGRKNDYKHPHKETIERLRLRGIPVYRTDESGTIISTSNGNEITFNVTPGSYNYPK
- a CDS encoding patatin-like phospholipase family protein; this encodes MDKKVALVLEGGGLRGNFTSGVLDYFLDNDIHIPYVIGVSMGACNGSTYVSKQRGRNYRVNTEFLRDKRYFSYRNLITNGELFGMDFIFGELPKNIDPFDMDTFMNSEKEFIAVATDCRTGEATYFKKNDPEDIYEVCKASSSLPLISNIVEINGKKYLDGAIADAIPVKKALEDGNDKIVLVLTRPISYIKKPLRFGKLIEYKYREYPNLVNSLLTGHMAYNETVEYIRQLEEDGKAFVIRPNEHLQVGRIERNRTKIDGIYKIGYEIAKESKDKLIEFINV